TGGACTGTAGGCGCAGTCATCATCATCCTGATGCTGTTCCTACCGAACTTGACCATTGTCACCGGGCTTTTTACGCCGTCAAATGACAATTGGGAACATATGAAAGAGTTCGTATTGCAGCAGTTTGTCATCAATTCGCTGATCCTGACGCTCGCGACAGCGACGGCTACGATCTTGATCGGGCTGAGCCTTGCTTGGCTGATTGCACAATACGATTTTCCGTTCCGGCGCTTTTTGAAATGGGCGTTGATCCTCCCTCTTTCCATCCCGCCATTTATCGGTGCTTATACGTACCACGGCATTCTGAACTTCACCGGGCCTATCCAGACCACTTTGCGTGAGGGCTTCGGAATGAATCTCGACCCGGCGTATTTCGATATCATGAATTTGCCTGGGGCAATCTTCATCTATACGATGTTTTTGTATCCCTATGTGTACACCATCACGCAAGTGTATCTATCCGAACAATCAGCCTCTTTGATCGAAAGTACGCGGCTACTCGGCAAAGGCCCTTGGCGCACGTTTTTCCAAGTGGTGCTGCCGATTTCACGAATTTCCATTATTGCCGGTGCAAGCTTGGTCGTCTTGGAAGTGTTGAATGATTACGGTGTCGTGAAATATTACGGCATCCAAACTTTCACCACCGCCATCTTCCAAAGCTGGTTCGGCCTTGGGGATTTGGATACGTCAATCAAACTGGCCGCCTCACTCATGGGCTTTGTCATTATCATTCTGCTCATTGAGAAACTGCTTCGCGGCAGGCGCCAGTACAGTTATTTCTCGACAAAAGTGCGTCCGCTCCAACTGATCTCACTTAGCGGTTGGAAAGGCTTCGCAGCAGCAGGCTACGGCATACTGATCTTGAGTCTTGGCTTTTTCATCCCAGTCATTCAGCTGGTTGACTGGACTATTTTAACTTTCGGGACGATCCCGATGGAAGAATTCATGCGTTATGTGCAGAACTCAGTATTAGTTGCGGGACTCAGCGCAACTTTAATCGTCATCTTTGCGCTCATCGTCGGGAATTTCGCCCGCATGGTGCAAGGTAAGTACACGAAACTCTTGCCGAAACTGACCGTGCTCGGC
This is a stretch of genomic DNA from Planococcus maritimus. It encodes these proteins:
- a CDS encoding ABC transporter permease, translated to MQRRLANFNIWTVGAVIIILMLFLPNLTIVTGLFTPSNDNWEHMKEFVLQQFVINSLILTLATATATILIGLSLAWLIAQYDFPFRRFLKWALILPLSIPPFIGAYTYHGILNFTGPIQTTLREGFGMNLDPAYFDIMNLPGAIFIYTMFLYPYVYTITQVYLSEQSASLIESTRLLGKGPWRTFFQVVLPISRISIIAGASLVVLEVLNDYGVVKYYGIQTFTTAIFQSWFGLGDLDTSIKLAASLMGFVIIILLIEKLLRGRRQYSYFSTKVRPLQLISLSGWKGFAAAGYGILILSLGFFIPVIQLVDWTILTFGTIPMEEFMRYVQNSVLVAGLSATLIVIFALIVGNFARMVQGKYTKLLPKLTVLGYSIPGAVIAVAVVTAFVALDGYLAPLYLAIGLETTLVLSVSIVLLLSAYIIRFFAIGYNSIETGYDKIGTNFRDASRLLGAGPTKTFFKVDVPMMKGAIISGFILVFIDVLKEIPLTLILRPFNFDTLSTKAFQYASDEKIMEASQASLLIVGISALAIVIFYKILEKEMD